From Solanum stenotomum isolate F172 chromosome 2, ASM1918654v1, whole genome shotgun sequence:
GTGTGGCCTTGGATTCAGATTCAGGAGGGAATATGCTGAgcttgaatattattttttgagatttcttAAGTTCCAGTATATCTTTTGCAGATTTGACTGCTTTGATTGTGTTCTCCAACTTCATCTCGCGAAGATTAGGTATATCAGCCAGCTCAACTGGTACAGCGTCGAGCTTATCACAAGAAACAAGAACAAGGTTCCTAAGGATGGGGTAGTTAAGATTCGACGCCTCCCAAGTTTCTAATTCTGCCCTCTCGATCCACAATACTCGGAGTTTACTAAAACCTCCTACCTCCGGCTTCCAAGTACCACCCATGAATGCATTTTCTTTCAACTTTAGAACCTCAAGGGATTCCAATTGTGCTAATTTTTCTGCCTCACTCCATGCAAACCTTGTGTTTGCCAAAGTTAACTTCTTTACTGTACGTACAAGTCTGAAGAATGCTGAAGGAAGTTGAACTGTTTTATTCATGTAAAGAACATCATTCAACAGTTTCAAATGTTCCAGGCACTTTAGCTCTTCAAGATTGCTGATTCCACCCCTGGATTCAAGAAAAGCCGCCATTTGCCCTCGAATGCTCAATTTTTTTAGATGACACACCTTTGCCAGCACATCTTTCTTGCAACTTTCTGGTGCAACCATAGAAAGAGTTTGTAGAGAAGAAGGTTTACCTGTTGTGACAGTCGGGGATGGCAATTTTGCAGGTATGTTGGTGTGGAGATGCCTCAACTGTAACAAGTTCCATATGTCTGCTTTTACGTCGAGAGTAGGCTCTGAGGTACTTGTATTAAGTATAACAGTTTGTAAATTCCATAAATTACCAAAGGGCGGAGGAAGGGCTTTAATGTCACCCGAGATAGCAATATAcctcaaatgaaataaattgttAGTCTTTGGAGAAAAGAAATTTGAGAGATTCAACATCCAAGACCCTTATAAGTGGAAATGCTTTGTGAAGGAGTTCGATTTCATTACGAGTCAATTcagtttgtttttgttttgaggAAAAACAGTAGAAAGACCTGACATGTTCTGCAGAAGGTTTTGTGGAGAGAAAGTCACACAGAGTAGATGGTTGAATACATAATCGACGGCAAGTATCTGAGTCCTGTATAGAAGGAAGAGAATTATCAGCTGATGTACATATTTCTTGAAAAAGCCATTTGTTAGCAGCCTTTCTTCTGCAAAACTCGTGTAACATGCTGTGAAGACGACATGTCTTTATTTGACCATCAGACCTCTTTTGCAACATTATCACTAAATTCCTATCAACAAGAACATTCAAATGATGCTCTGCTATCTCCTCAAGAGTGTATGACTCCTCGGGCTTTATTAATCCTTCCGCAATCCACATGCGAATCAATTTCCAAGCAGGGATATCAAAGCCCCGAGGAAAGATACCACAATATAAAAAGCACATCTGCTTACCAACAATTCAAAACTTTCTTTTGGAGTCAAGAATTTCAGATAATGAGGTTCTCGATTGACATGAGCAGCTAGATATCTGTCACGCGTGGTCATCACGATTCGATGCCCCATTTTGTTTTCtgtaaaaactttctttacgtGATCAATGACATTTGCTTCCCACACATCATCCAAAATAATGAGACATCTACCTCGATTACTGATAAAAGAACTTATCACATTAGCTAATGTGTCCTCATCATCATTGAGATGATCTTCTATGCGTTTTGTGAAGAATTTGAGAATCCTGAGATAAATATCCTTTATTTTGTATTCCATACCGACATAAACCCAAACGATGCTATGAAATTCATATGAAAGCTTAGGATCATTGTAGATTTTTCTTGCCAGTATAGTTTTTCCAAGTCCGGGCATACCCACCACTGGGATAATATCAAGTGATTCTTCCCGTCCTTTAACAAGTCGCTTGATCACTTTTTTAGCTTCCGTATCAAACCCGACCACTTCATCATTGTCCAAGAGAAGACCCTTTTTAACATAATAATCAAACAGAATGCATTAAAAAACAGTGCGGATAATTTTTGCAAttataattctaaaaattcTAAAGTTCATGCAATGCCACCGGCCATAACCATAAGATATAACTCTTCGCAAACATGACTGCAAAAGGATTTCTCAACTCTTAGTAGTATGTGAGAGCTAAAACATAAACTAAAAAGACAATTTATGAGGCATTTTATATCTATTGATTTCTTTCACAGGTGGATGACAAGaacaaatatgttttttttttttacgaattaaaaagaaaagagtatgACTATAGAGCAgtaacaactgaaaatatttaaaagaattttaaacaaaCTCTGGTAAAATATATGGGGATTTTAGCATACCTGGGTTATTTCGTGCCCTCTTTTAGGGTGCTCAAGAATTGGTCTGGGCTGGAATGAATGTTTACTTTCTTCTCGAAGTTTCTTAACTTTGTCACTGATCCCTTTGATCTCATCTGCAAGAGATGTAATTGTTTTGAGACGACTCACATCGAAGAATCTTCcaacttttttctcttctctgtGCAGCTTTGCTTGAACTAGAAATTTATCAATTACATCTTCAGCTTTGTGTATCATTTTTTGAATATCTTTCACCAATTGATCCCATACAATGTTATCGCTGTGGAATTTAGCACCATCATCAACGAATGCTTTCAGCCGTTGCACTTCTTCCAGTAAATTTTTGAATTCGTCCTCTACGCCTTTTATTAACACCACATTTTCACTTAACAGCTGCAACAAGTTCTCCACGAAAAACTTCAGAGCTTCATTTGCCATAGGATTGATctctttctaaattttttggttaaaaaaattgcgagagaaagaggaagaggaggttAACTAAGTAGACATTGTTTAATCAAGtctttcttatatctaatttgaaataattaatcttGATTAAAATATGACTTTGGCTTAATAATTTATCCAAGTCTTCAttgttatatataaaatttagaaatacaattggTTTAGTAATTTAGAAATTGTAGCCCTAGTCCTCTACGTTCTCCAAGtcttagggcccgtttggccatagatttcccaaataatatttggggaaaaatttggcaaatagtgtttgtccatacaatttgtcattatttggcaaatatttttggcaaatatcccaaatttccaaatactagttttttctaatatttgggccaaatctcattattaaTTGGGATctgttgaaaattgaaattttacaccaaatttttatattttacaaaaacaccctctatagtagttgtttgcattgtatttcatattttattttacgtgaacaccaaagtagtgatgaaatatttagtgaatatgaaagtgatgatatgattgttgatgaaaatgatgaatgatCGACTAAGGGTAATAAAATCATATgctttgtctacttcacgatgtatggaatgatgcttgttgcactcactccaaaTAGTGACATTGGATGCATAGCCAAAATAATGGATTCCAAGTAGATATTTTAAGGGATAAGGCATAAATACTCTCTAAACTATGACTGAAATTTTAGAGACACGTCTTAattaaactaaggtcctattactccctaaattcattttttttgtaatttcatACACTTTTTCTCACATGGCATATTATTCCGTGACTCCACATAGCTGAGGCGCTTGAGAGAATTTGTGCCTTATTCCATATTTTAAGGAGTAACATGTGATTGGGTTGAATATGAGTTTATTGTAGTTGGTGCAGATATGATGTTTGtaataactttatatatatatatatatatatatataaagttgacCTAGTCTTTGTCGAAGTCTTAGTCCTCGCTATATATTAAAATAGTGGCAGCAGGGGtacttttttgtttgatttgctCCTAAATTGATAATTTTCAGTTACATTTTATATTTAGATACATATAATTAGATGTATCTATTTAATATATATCTgagatatatttatttggacaCCTTGAATATATGTATCTAGGTATTAAAATATGGCAAAAACTATAATAGAGCTAATGAGATTTGTGTTATTCTATATAtaaggcataatatataaacacgatccttaacttggcttcaacggacaattatgccctccaactttgagtgtgcagaAGTAGACACTTCAACTTCTAtgaaattgaacaagtagacacacgtgtcctacatgacataatacacataagACGCATGTAGGACACAAATTTGTCATGCAGGGTGCatgtcatgtaggacgaatgtatctatttgttcaattttatacaagtttaagtgtctatttgtgcacacccaaagttaaaggtcatagttatCGACTGacgccaagttaagggtcatgtttatatattatgcctatatataaatatgaagtTTTGATCGAGTCACCAAGTGCATGGCACCCCCTCTCTTACACATAGATCCGCCTTTGGCTCTATTAGAAATTACCACGAGcttcacattttaaaaaaaattggcaacAAATAcgaattttaattcaatatcatTGTCATTTTGTGACTAAGAAAATCATTGAAATCAATTTTTCGAACTAAAAACAGATCATCTTAAAAAATTAGCTAAAGATCAATTCAATTTATTACCaaatagtaatttttaaaattttcttttttatgtccAAAGGActtataatattgaaaaaattgtatgaactaacaaactattaattcaaattaaatgttatagccatagtttatttgattaattaaactataaaatttgttatggagcaattatgcaaattataattttaacataCAAATGTGATtgttatgtttgctatatgtgaaagttgctatATAATATTTCGTTGCTTTacacttttatttatattcttcTTCCAAGACTTAAAAGTGATTTTGTTGGAGCATCTCTAGTTGTTGGTAATCCTAATCATATCGAATCCCTTTTTCTTCAATCATATCCTTTAGAGGTCCCTTATATCACTAGTGAAGGAAAATATCACTTGGGGACAATAATTGATCAACAATTGTTTTAAGtgatttctcaatttttgaGTGATATATCATATAGAATAAAGTTTAATATTCTCTTCGtaccaatttatgtgacaccttTTAACTTTCGAAATTCAAATAAGTTCTTCTTTAatcataatttgtttttatatcttttaagtCCTTCCTATCTAAGGTTATTAATAGTTGTTCTTATAGTTAGCTGAAGTTGCATATTCTATCTAATCATCTCCGCTAGTTCTTTGGCCTATAACTACCTCCTAACTCAACCTCTCAAACCTTCTCGGTAGTGACGTATCCTTATACTTCCTCTTCACATATTTAAAACATCTTAGTCTCGTTTCCTCATCTTTTCCGTCATGAGGGTCATTCCCACCATATCCCATAtaactaaatttgttcctaatTTATGTATACACATTCATCTAAGCATCTTCATCTTCTGAACGTGGATATTCTTGACTAACCAATATTTTGTCTCATACAATAGTGTTGGTCTAACCAACACAGGTTAGCCTCTTTTTCACTCACCCCACTATAATATGGTGTGTGACATTATCGTCAATTTTCTCATCTCCTTGAATTATGAACTCAAGACACTTTAAGCTTTCTCTTATTGATATGAATAGTGCATCGATCTTCACATTCCACCTCTGCATCATATGCTGCGTCACTGATCTTCCATTTCATGTACTTTGTTTTAGTCCTACTAATCCGAAACTTTTAGATTCTAGGGTCTTTTTCCAAACTTCTAACTTATCACTAACTCCTGCGTGTATCTCATCAATCAAACTAAAGTTGATCTCAACTATAACAGTACCACAATCAGAAAGTGTTCAAACAAACTTTAGCTACATTATACATGTCCTTAAAAACTCTTACTCAAATTTTAACTAAATCTATATCCAAACTCCAACTAAAGGTTTGGGCATGTAATTTGGTAGTCGAATAAGAAACACATTATTTATATTCGTGTAATTTATACAATGCTTAATAGgtagatacaaaaaaaattgcaaagaAACTACCTTAACATCGAAATGCCGTCACCCACTAGACTAATGGTAGCCATGAAACTAATTTCCACATTGTTGAGGACATAATATAACCTTTCCTTTGTGAATTAgagtttaatatatttttcattataaaaATGGCCTACatattatttctattctaacgAAATGTAGGAAAGtggaaaaaaataacttaaaattaattttattaatttttatttaaaaaattatgaatatatttCATCGTTTCCACATGTGAATTTGttttgggagagggaggagagtgAAGAGATgtaaattgtatatgtatatatgtcaaattagtATTTTACACGTGGTCAATTATGATTCAACCTCACCATTAAtgaaatcttattttttaaaagggaaaatgctcaaatatgtcatcaaactttgaaaaacaattcatatttatgtcatttcagtcaacaaattaaataacatattcgattattttcttaaaaaaaaaatatgtgatcTACTTTTATAACAAGAATGTATTATTGAGAATATTTCGCAAATAGccattgaaataaatttaattaggcttgatagctatagtttgctaattatgattcgtagctacatgttagagagaggagagaggcgagcgatattgagagagggaggagagagacgagcgaTATTGAGAGAAGGAGGAGAGTGAAGATAGACAaattgtatatgaatatatgtcaaattgtatatgtatatctgtcagataattgtatatatgtaattggtatacatatatatttgtatatctggcaaGCGAGAGTGGGGAGGAGAGAGATGAttgagattgggagagggaggagaatTTGCTGCAGCTATTAAGCGAAAATGTGGCGTTAATTAAAGGAGCAGATgatgaattcaataatttattgGAAGAAGTTCAACGCCTAAAAGCGTTCCTTGACGATGCTTCGAAATACCACAGCGATAGCAAACAATGGGATCAATTGGttaaagatatttaaaaaacgGTACATAAAGCTGAAGATGTAATTGATAAATTTCTAGTTCAATCGAAACAGCATCGAGAAAAGGGTAAAGTTGGAAGAATTTTAGATAAAGTGAGTCATATCGGTATTGTTAAGGATCTTGCAACTGAGATTAAAGGAATTCATGATAAAGTGAAAAAGCTTcgagattaaaataaaattgtgaataAATATTAAATCCGTAAACATCATTTTTCCTAACtagtataattataaattttggatttactcctttaattttttggtaaaataaacAGAAATTTTAATATACTAGTGCCAATAATTGTGAGTCAAAATATTCCCTCAACCCCACCCCAAAAAGACTAGGCAATCAATGTGTCCACAAATATCATCTATTCACATTGGTAACCACATATATCACTTGTCACAAGCAGACAAGAGTTGGACTATAATATGATACAACTGGCATTGATAAACACTAAGTTGGTGATAgaaataaatgttgcattctgggattaaaaattcaaacaccACACTATCTTCCAAATGAAGAACCTTAAATTATGATATCAGAAATGTTTCATCAAGTTATCAATCACCCGAGCGTTGAGCATTAGGCGTGAATAATAGGGATGAATTAATATGGATATCCACTCATATTTACCCATTTTAACTGGGTTGGGTATCCAACTCATTTAAAAATGGGTAAAAACGAATAATATCCATATTACCCATTTAAAAGTGGGTAGTTAAATGGATAAAATGGGTAAAAGATGTGCATTCACACTAGGGGTGTGCATTAgtcggttcggttcgattttatgtattatcggttcggtttatcggcTTTCGGTTTTTAAATACGCTAAGCCAATAACGAAccaataagataattttttatcggttttcggttttcgatttaaccaataagaaaatgcttataaaacaaatatatggtttctctaataaatttgacacgacaagacaataatgtaacttCACAAaagctcataaaatagaaataataataacaaacatgaaaagaactatacatgTGTAAGACAAAGAGAAATCAAGAGGAATATGGTTCTTACTTTATGTTTTGACGGTTTGTATAATGTAAAGTTGTGAATTCAAAGTCACAACGAAGTATGAATTGATGGCTAAATGACAAAGACATAACTATtaagatattgagattaatatttactaatatgtatgtatatgtaaaaatagtaaattactATAGTCTTAACTCTTAATGGGTTATtggtttacccaataacccaatattgaACACCAATACCAAACCGATAACccgatatttttttttttataaaaccattaagaaaccattaacccaataacaataaatcaataacactTATCTCGGTTCGATTTATCGGTCGATTCGGTTTATGCACACCCCTAattcacacaaaaaaagaagtgaTAAAGGATGGGATAGTACCAaagtcttttttctttaaaaaaaaatcttcattttttttacattttttttgggataggggtgtgggggtgggggtgagTTTGGTAATCAATTTATATGGTGAAAGAGACTCCTATGAAAATTTGGtaatcaatttatattttaactttaattggttaccaattttattttttttacatttccattttttgaagaattaataaaaatgaaaaagaagaaaataaaaatagaggagGGGTGGGTTAACTTTTCTTTggttaccaattttttttttccacattttcattttttgaagaattaaaaaaaatgaaaaagaataaaataaaaatagaggagGGGTGGGCAGATGGGAAGGAAGTGGCTGGACCtctatcattttaaattttttccataTTATCCATTGGGTAACTCGTTTTATCCATTTAAAATGTGAGCCGAGTTGAGTAACTtatatccatttttatttaactcattttttgaTCGACTCATATTCAATTCGACTCGCTCGTTTGCCACTCTAAGGCGTGATTAATCCCGTAGTAGGTGAGTCAAGTAAAGAACTTTTAGAACACTGTAAAGGTGGTTGCTTTATCGAATGAgaacaaataaacaataattggTGTTCTTTAAATTAACAAGTGGCCGTCATTATTATACCTACCCActaatcattttaaataaataatgacttcgtaagtcaaaataatttattaaatacatATGTTTCAATTCCTCTCAATATTGACTTGATGGAAGCTTATACTGCTGTAATTTCTCTTCTTAGAACTCTTGATCAACCATATATTTCAGATCTCTTTCATGGTCACACTGCTAATGCGCTTGATTCTCTTCGTGCTACAGCTGAATATTTCCATGATGTTCTTGGAAAAGCAAGCAATAAGAGTGGTGTTGACAttgaaaaaatcaaatctttggAGGAAGAAATTACAGTTGTTAGTGAGGCAGAGGATGTTGTTGAAATGAAGATTTCTGAAATCATCAAAGAAGAAAGCTGGACATTTGGAATTTTACAACACCAGGATATGCTACCAGTTGTTAAAAAAATGGATACGACAAAGAAACAAGTGATGGAGATTCTTTCTCATGATGTTGATCAAATTCTTGAATTAACCGCGGATTCCTTGATTGACGCTTCTTCTACGAGTGATCCAATGCTGTCAGATCACTTGAAAGATGATATTGTGCAGGGATTTGATGGTGACTTGGAGATAATAGATAAGAGATTGAGAGGACCAACGTCGTATCTAGACATTGTCACCATATCAGGTATGGGTGGCATTGGCAAAACAACACTCGCTAAAAAAGCTTATGATCATCTTCCAATAGGTATCACTTTGACATTTTTGTTTGGGTTACAATATCTCAAGAATTTCGATATAGAAATGTATTGTTAGAAGCCTTACATTGCATTTCAAAGCAAAGAGAACACAAAAGATTATGATAAGATGAATGACAGTGAGTTAGCTGATCTGGTGAAAAAGAGTCTAAACGGTCCTAGATaccttgttgttgttgatgatattTGGAGTAGGGATGTTTGGGATAGCATATCACAAATATTTCCTAATCGCAACAATGGGAGTCGAGTCTTATTGACTACTAGGGAAACTGATGTAGCAATCTATGCAAATACTAGTAGCCCTCATAAGATGAACCTCTTGGATTTAGATAATAGTTGGAAGTTACTCCGTGATAATGTGTTTGGACTAGAACACGATCATCCTCCCAAGTTGGaagaaattggaaaaaaaatagcaGAAAAATGTCAAGGACTTCCCTTAATAATTTCAGTGATTGCAGGGCATCTCTCTAAAACGGTGCCCAAGACATTAGAAAGTTGGAAGTATGTTGCCAAAACCTTAAGTGAAATCATTGCTAGTCATCCAAATAAATGCTTAGGAGTGCTCGGTTTGAGTTACCATCACTTGCCTAATCGACTCAAACCGTGCTTTCTTTCTATGGGTGATTTCCCAGAGGATTTTCAAGTTGAAACTTGGAGATTGATCCAATTATGGATTGCAGAAGGTTTCATAAGGACGTCTTCCGGAAGTCGTGAAAGCTTGGGGGAAGTGGCTGAACATTATTTGGAGGATCTTATCAGCAGGAACTTGATAATGGCTAGAAAAAAGAGATTCAATGGTGAGGTAAAAGTATGTGGAATACATGATCTGCTGCGTGAGTTCTGTTTGATAGAAGCTGAAATGACAAAGTTTATGCATGTTGTGAGAACTCCATTGTCACCAGCACAAAAGCCTAATTTTCGTTGCTTCAGTATTCAAGAGTATATTGAGGATGCTTATAAGATCTTACCCCGTGTAGCCAGATCTATCTACTGCTTTTCTTACTTGGGTCTACCTTATGAACCCCGTATTAAGCTTCTCCCTATATTGCCCATCTACCGTCATGATCCTATAATACATGGATTTTTCTCTTGTTTCAACCATCTCAGGGTATTGGTCATCTTCCCTACCTGGTTCAGCCCATTTCCACTTGTGATTacaaaattatttcatttgagATATCTCCAAGTTCGATATTTTGGAAATATTCCTGAATCAATCTCAAAGCTTCAAAATTTGCAAACTCTAATTTATGATTGTTATTCTTCACATGTGACTTTACCTGGGAAGATATGGACGATGAAGAACTTGAGGTATATACATTTAGGAAAAGCTAGTAATTATATACCAAATCCTAGAATAGATAACAATCTTGTGACGGGGATGCCAAATCTAGAGgaatttttcaatatttgtgtaacatccggcaaattgaaataactatgaagaggcttaaaaatcggaaatagtcatttttggaaagaatttttaaaaaaatctggaaatttggccaagtatggaaaaggtgagtttttggccaactttgagcagttaTAACttctagatcaggatgatttaggagtagttacagttatggttgcgaagctcgtggaatggtatttccaacgccaccgagtttactcgattctgagttcgtatgagtgagttataccctttggaagttgggcagttggcagggaaatccgtccggaaattttaagggcattttggtcttttccctagctatttcttttggggttatattgttgtgttaggctgatttttggatcattttgtcccattttaaagagtgagagctagggcttgagagtgaagaggagaagaagaggagaaagagaagatcaagcaaggatTTTCGTCAAGGATcatcgtggatttcgtcgggggtgatcactactaggtatgtgagtccATAGTATTGGGttgattctttcccccacacgccaaactcgttttgtTAGTGCGGAAAGTTTGTGGTTGCTCTTGTTGAaggttgttagttgtgttgtagaatgttgttgaagttcttgttgatttgggacatgatttggttgtgtgtttgagttgaatctcttgtatgttgagggattttatgat
This genomic window contains:
- the LOC125854308 gene encoding probable disease resistance protein RF45; translated protein: MANEALKFFVENLLQLLSENVVLIKGVEDEFKNLLEEVQRLKAFVDDGAKFHSDNIVWDQLVKDIQKMIHKAEDVIDKFLVQAKLHREEKKVGRFFDVSRLKTITSLADEIKGISDKVKKLREESKHSFQPRPILEHPKRGHEITQVC